CGAGCTCAGCGCAAGCCCACGCGAGGCGCAGAACGCTTCTTGGCTCTGACCGCTTTGCGCCCACTCCTCAATTAGCCGGCGCCAGTCCGACTCGCTGCGTCGGACGTAACCAACTCTGCCCATTCCTGTTTCCATCGCATCGCTCCGTTTCAGTCGATGCGTGCAGGCTAATGGCCGATGATCCGCGCGAATAGGACGCTGCGGTTTGAACGCTTACACTGTTCGGGAAGCCGCGGATACAGCGACGATAATGCAGGATGGCCGTCCGCTCAGGAGTCGAACTCGCGATGGCTCGCTGCGCCCGCAATCGCAACGCGATTCATGTGCTTTGAGGTCGCAGCTTCGACTTTTTGCCATCAGACGGGCTAATGATCACTGAACGCGCGACTCAATACTCTGTTTGGCGCCCCGGGCAGGAGTCGAACCTGCGATCTGCCCCTTAGGAGGCGCAGGCACGATAGCCTACTCTTTGGCAACCCTGCCCGGGGCGTGGACCGTCCGCCCGAGGGCGATGGCCGGGACCGACGCCTGCTGCCAGGTGAAGAAGACAGGCTGATGGCCGCTTGCGCGCACAATCAGGCACTTCGGTGGGCCATCATCCTTGCCATCGAGACAGCGGCAAGACGTGGGGAGCTCTGTGCCTTGGTGTGGGGTGATGTCGATTTCGAGCGGCGAACCCTTCAGATCCGAGCCGAGGATGCTGGCGCCGCCAAGACCGGCGCCAAACGGACCGCCCCCCCCTCAGCCAGAAGGCCATTTCCGTTTTGATGGAGGCCAAGCCCAAGCGCGCCAAAGCCAACGAATCAGTGTTGGGTTTCGGGCCGGACGGCCTCAGCCAAGCCTTTGAGCGCGCCTGCCGTCGCGCTGGAATAGTGGGTCTGCGGCTGCATGACCTGCGGCACGAAGCCACCTCGCGACTGTTCGAGCTCGGGCTCGACATGATGGAAGTCAGCGCCATCACGGGCCACAAGACGCTGGACATGCTCAAGCGGTACACCGGAATGTGTCAATGCTTTGAGACAACCGCGGGTTTGAATTTAGTGAGTTTCGGTGACGGGTGCTGAGCTGGATACAGGGTTCTCGCGGGGTGGGTTGATGTAAACCTTGTCGGGCACGCGCGGTGGTTGGGGTACGCGGCCTTTGAAGCGGTGCTGGTGGCGATCAAAAGCGGCGGTCAGGGTTAGCGCACGCTCGGCGGTGATGCGCGGTTCGTGGCCGTGATGGACGGCGGCAGGTGTCATCAGGCCGATGCCCGTGTGGCGATGATGGTGGTTGTAGTGCTCGAAGAACGGGGTGATGACGTCGCGGGCATGATCGATGCCGGCAAAGCAGGCGGGAAAGTCCGGGGCGTATTTGGTGGTCTTGAACAGGCTCTCGCTGTACGGGTTGTCGTTGCTTTGCTGGGGCCGGGAAAAGCTGGCCTCGATGCCGAGATCGACGAGCAGCTCGGCCAGCGTCTTGGATCGCATCGGCGCGCCGCGATCGGCATGCAGCGTGAGTTGATCCTTGGGCACCGCCTCACGCAAGGCGGTCTGCTCAACCAGCTCGCGCGCCAGCGCGGCCGACTCGCGTGTGCTCAGCAGCCAGCCGACCACGTAGCGGCTGTACACGTCGAGCACGACGTAACAGCCCTGCGGGGTCAAACAGCCCTGCGGGGTCAGGTCTTGCGCCTTGACGCAGCCCGCCGATCCACACCTCGCGCGATCCGGCTTACCGTCGAGTAGTCGAGTAGTGCTACTCGAAGTGCGCACCGATCTGCGGAAGTTGTCGGTGTCCGCTCTCGTAGGCGTCGCGATCTTCGTCATTGAGGAAGATTGCTTGACGGGCATTGCCGCGCGCCATCACATGATGGATCGCGCCGGGGAATTCGATACGCAGAGGGCGGGCCATGCGGGGAACGTAGCGAAGCCAAAGAAATTTGGCAAGGAACAAGACCTGACCCCCAGGGCTGTTAGGAACAAGACCTGACCCCGACGTCCCGTCGACGCCCAGCAGACGCACGCCGACAATGTCCCGAGGATGCAGCACCGGCAGCGTGGCTTTCAGATGCGCGCGGTCCATGTCCTTGACGGTCCGCCACGCCAGTCCCGTCCAGCGGGACACCGCACTGATCGGCAGGTGACGACACAGTGCGCTCACCAGCTCCGCCAGCCGCCGGGTGTACCGGGCGCCGGCTTCGACGAAGTCCAGACGCTCCACGCGCCGGTCGCGGGCGCCGATGACAATCTCCAGGTACTCAATGTCCAGCGCCACCCGACGGCCGAACATCGGCACGTCCCACACCCGCC
This region of Banduia mediterranea genomic DNA includes:
- the tnpA gene encoding IS66 family insertion sequence element accessory protein TnpA gives rise to the protein MGRVGYVRRSESDWRRLIEEWAQSGQSQEAFCASRGLALSSLCNWRRKLKGESVSSPESPPREAAGFIELTAPVASD
- a CDS encoding tyrosine-type recombinase/integrase; the protein is MDRPPEGDGRDRRLLPGEEDRLMAACAHNQALRWAIILAIETAARRGELCALVWGDVDFERRTLQIRAEDAGAAKTGAKRTAPPSARRPFPF
- a CDS encoding tyrosine-type recombinase/integrase, with the protein product MEAKPKRAKANESVLGFGPDGLSQAFERACRRAGIVGLRLHDLRHEATSRLFELGLDMMEVSAITGHKTLDMLKRYTGMCQCFETTAGLNLVSFGDGC
- a CDS encoding integrase core domain-containing protein, with product MTPQGCYVVLDVYSRYVVGWLLSTRESAALARELVEQTALREAVPKDQLTLHADRGAPMRSKTLAELLVDLGIEASFSRPQQSNDNPYSESLFKTTKYAPDFPACFAGIDHARDVITPFFEHYNHHHRHTGIGLMTPAAVHHGHEPRITAERALTLTAAFDRHQHRFKGRVPQPPRVPDKVYINPPRENPVSSSAPVTETH
- a CDS encoding transposase family protein → MRATIPAGIVGLRGQVVNAVTVESDGVIGVSCRRDARFVPVDAVTGHRGRPNRWRHRRVWDVPMFGRRVALDIEYLEIVIGARDRRVERLDFVEAGARYTRRLAELVSALCRHLPISAVSRWTGLAWRTVKDMDRAHLKATLPVLHPRDIVGVRLLGVDGTSGSGLVPNSPGGQVLFLAKFLWLRYVPRMARPLRIEFPGAIHHVMARGNARQAIFLNDEDRDAYESGHRQLPQIGAHFE